GCTAGTCCACCTGCATCTTGGCCTTCCGCACGAAGCGAGAATGCCTCAGCCCTTAACCGATCAGATACACAATTAACATTACAACCAACAGCCTAACAAGACTACACTATGGTCTCTACTCTGTTGGCtactatatcctaacatacatggaTATATATTGGAATACATAATATAGTGAGATGAACTCAACTTGACAATGATTTAGAAGATTAACAGTTAGCTAAGTGATTCTACTGGCGATCCAACTCACGGATAACACACCGAACGAGCAGTAATCTATAATATTTTATCTTATTAATCTCTATGACAATCTGGTAATGAAAACTAGATCTTTCACTAATCCGAATGAATACTGAGAGTTCTATAAAATGAGGATAAGCCAGCTCGGACAGTTTGGAGGCAATGACCATTTCAACgtatagcctttctgaaatccaacaaaaAAGCCAAAATAACCATTCTAGACATCTCTATCGTGGTGGTACATCATCATGACACGTGGTGCTCTCTCGTGGTGCCACGTCATCATGCACGCCGCACACTTCGACCGTGCGATTTTCCAAATTTCCAAAAtggtgtaacttcttcatacgagcttcgtttttgacattctttatattgaTGGAAATCTCTCGACAAGATCTACACTTTTCTTTTAGGTTCCAACaactaattctcactctatcaaaattttatatttttgatagGCTTAGACTGTTTAGAGATCGCTGCAGAAGTCATAACTCCTACATACGAACTTCgttcttgatgttctttatatcgacggacTCCTATTGATGATATCTTCTACTCTCGTTTATATTATCacaaaaacttcaaaaaatcatatatattcCATATGTAGTCGAATTTGGaagttctctatatgcacgctctcggtttaacgactattatgactttcatttagatcgcttaCGTTAAAAAGTGatttatcaaaaatttattttttacgaTACGTAGAGTCGCGTCGGTTTAACCGCGAAACTTCGAAgaaacataacttcttcatacgaaatcgAATCTAAGGTTATATATATCTATGGAAATCGTATCGACGTTTCCTACATATTTATGACGATTACTTGGGCTAAAGAGTAATATATTtctattttgaattttataaacaaTGATTTGTATTGAATCCTACGGAACGGTAAAATGATGTGTTACATGTTAACTTGAAATTGAGTAATAATTCATTAACTAAGAAATATGTTACCTCTGTTATTATTGCCAATACGAGTATTGATGAAAAAAACGAATCTCAAATGAATATAATGAAATTATTATGGATCAAATCACTTTTAagatttaaaatgtttttaacgGGAAAACCATGACTATTTAAATTAGATTATAAATATGGATTGGAGTTCAAAAGctttattttttgtttgattacGAAAACAATCTAAGATGTCAAGTTAGTAAGAATCATTTTTCACAtgttaaaattttatagcatCCAACAATTAAATTTTTATATGCATTTTGCCACCAAAAATTTAACATATCACAATTTCTCTTtgtttcaaagaaaatcaaatattttctttAGTTTGTAATGTTGAAAAACCCATCAGTAACTCCATAAATATCAACAAAAAAGATATCATGAAGTAAAACGAAAAAGTTGCTCCACACACAACTGTAAGAGTTtctttgaaattaaaaaaatgtaaaagtgtttctaaaataaacatgatttattatttttttatttggaaaaaaacacaaattaaaagtttttttttctcttttttaatACTAATCCATAAATCTAACAAGTGACCTTTACCTCAGCACTTTATAAGAATTCTGTATAGTTGTAGTTATTAATTAATCaactaatttaaaaattaataaacaatTATCAAAAAcagtaaaattaaaaaaaaaaaaaaaaaaaaaaaaaaaaaaaaaaaaaaaaaacaattgtaTCATATCTAAATTGTTTGAAGATATACATATTTTGTTTCCTTAAACAAAAATTACCAAATTATTGATTTAAATATGGTAGAAACTCTGATACGAAAATCCAAACGTGATCCATGATAAATATTCTGTTATTTCGTCATTTACTACTTAAATCTATTAAAATTAACTAGTACTATAGATATATAATTAGTGAAAAAACATGAGATGCGCcaaatataaaaacaaatacaTTCAACAACGTAACATTGGCAAACACAATGCACACTTGAGCTTTCTACAATGTTACAAAAAACAACTATTATCGCGGAGAAAACATAGCTTCTCTTTCATATTTTGATTAATTTTCTACTCAAAATCACTCTCACATTCTGCATGTCATCCACCTCTTTCTTCCATGGCTGAATCCTCTTTCGAGATGGACTTATCCGCCACTGACAACCGCCGCCGCCGGCCTCGCCACACAACTCCAGCTCAACCCCACCAATCACCAGCCTTCTCATTTTCCAGCTCTCACACCTCTCCACACCTTCCTGCTTCACGTAGAACCCGAGGTACACGTGTCCCACCCACCACCCCTTTCGCCTCAGACACCGACAAGTCATGGCAAGCTGAACTCTCGTGGCAGTATGAACCCACCGGCTTCCACGACAACCGCGGCAGCAACCTTGGCGCCGCCTTAACCCCCTGGGCTGAACCCACCCAGTACTCCGTCGCATCTACCCCTGGCAGCCGTGTATTTCGCCGGTCAGCAAATGACTACTTCCTTTCCCGTAACGCCGCTGCAGGCGGCGGCgctggcggtggtggtggtggcaacTTTCGTAGCTTTACAAATCCGTCGTATGAACATTATTCCGGTCACAGCCGCTTGCCAGGTAGGATTGAACTCCAAAGCTATGTTGGGAAAGGTAACCCTAACAAAAACAATCCTACTCTCAGCAAGACTGCTACTTTCGCAGACATGGTTACTACTAATACAGAAAGAACAAAAGGTCGTTTAGAAAATGGGCTCAGTCCAAAACTGTCGAGTCCTAGAAAGAGTTATGGTTATGGTGAAGATAGTCAAAAGCTTTCGAGTCCTAGTAAGAGTTATATTGACGAgtttgatgaagatgatgatgatgaggatgatgatgatgaagatgaacatGTAGCACCAAAACCGATTGgggtttttgggttgtttaagtatTCAACAAAACTCGATATTTTTCTTGTGATAATAGGAAGTTTGGGTGCTTTGGTCAATGGAGGATCTTTACCTTGGTATTCCTTTCTTTTTGGAAAGTTTGTCAACAAAATTGCTTTAGACGATGACAATGACCAGATGATGAAAGACGTCAAAAGGGTAATAAAATCGTTCTCTTGCATGTTATGCTAATTTATTCATATGAATTCATTATTCATCTAGCTAATTTCTGTTTTTAATCATATAACTTCAGATATGTTTATTTATGGTGGCGTTGTCTGGACTAGTGGTGATTGGAGCATACTTACGTAAGCTTTTGACATTTTATAAGCATGCATGCATATGTGATTTATAGTTTTCTTATGAAACTATTTACACACGTTTTGTGATTCATAGAGATTGCTTGTTGGCGACTAGTGGGGGAAAGATCAGCTCATAGAATAAGAACCGCATACCTAAGATCAGTTCTACGCCAAGATGTTGCATTCTTTGATACAGAAATTAGCACCAGTGAGATCATGCATGGAATCTCAAGCGACGTTGCTCAAATCCAAGAAGTTATGGGGGAGAAGGCATGTCCAACTTTCAAGgatttatcatttttaattatatgtttttatatatagAGTCTCCCTTCTCCTTAAGGGCTCTTTTGAAGAGAAAATCTATGACTCCACATTTCTAATAACATGTTGGTGTTTTTGAAATACAGATGGCGCATTTTATACATCACATATGTACCTTCATTTGTGGCTACACAGTTGGATTCATAAGGTCTTGGAAAGTCTCTTTAGCGGTTCTTGCAGTTACTCCACTAACAATGTTTTGTGGCATGGCATATAAGGCGGTTTATGTCGGTTTAGCTACAAAAGAAGTGGTacaaacttataaataaaacaacaTTCATGACACACCATTTGAGTTTTAAACATTTTTCAACTATTTGTTTCATATATTTTTCACAGAACTCTTACAAGAAAGCCGGTGGCATAGCAGAACAAACCATAAGTTCAATTAGAACCGTGTTTTCTTTCGTAGCTGAACAAAAGTTAACAGATAAATACAATATGTTATTGGAAGAATCTATTCCTGTTGGAAAGAAACTCGGTTTTGCAAAGGGTATAGGAATTGGTGTTATATATTTGGTTACTTATTCAACATGGGCATTGGCTTTTTGGTATGGATCAATCTTGGTTTCGAAACATGAGTTATCTGGTGGAGCAGCTATTGCTTGTTTCTTTGGTGTGAATGTTGGTGGAAGAGGTTTAGCTTTATCATTATCTTATTATGCTCAATTTGCACAAGGGACTGTAGCAGCTAGTAGAGTGTTTGAAGTTATTGATAGAATCCCAGCAATTGATCCGTATTCTAGTATGGGAAGAAGGCTTTCGGGTGGACATGGAAAGATTGAGTTCAAGAATGTTTCTTTTGCTTACCCATCTCGACCCACTCTTCCAATTCTTAATTCCCTCAATTTGGTGATTCCATCTCAAAGAACTTTGGCATTAGTTGGTGCTAGTGGCGCCGGGAAGTCAACCGTTTTCGCTCTTTTAGAGAGGTTCTATGATCCTAACGAGGGTAACTTCTCTTCTCTTACCCTCTTTAACCTTAAAGAAAAACCACATGCATGATGCATCTAAAGAACGAAAATTTTCACTATATGATAAATTGTTACGATCAAACCGACACAAAATGGAAATAAACAGTGTTCAATACAAAATTATTACAAATCACAAATTATTAATTCTTTTACCTTAGCAAATTCTTAACGGTTTTAACTATATGATAAATTGTTAAAAACCACCGGCATCAAGAGAACCAAAATTTtcaatatattataaattgctACAATCAAACTGGCATCCATCCAGAGAATGAAagtttttattatatgataaattgTTACGATCAAACCAACACAAAATGGAAAAAGAGAGTGTTCaatataaaattattacaaaCCACAAATTATTACTTCTTTTACTCTAGGGAATTCTTACCAGTTTTAACTATATGATAAATTGTTAAAAACCACATTCATCTAGAGAACGAAAGTTTTCACTATATGATAAATTGTTACAATCACACCAACACAAAATGGAAAAAGAGAGTGTTCaatataaaattattacaaaCCACAAATTATTACTTCTTTTACTTTAGCGAATTCTTAATGGTTTTACCTATATGATAAATTATTAAAAACCACATGCATCTAGAGAACGAAAGCTTTCACTATATGATAAATTGTTACAATCAAACGATAAATCGTTACAATCAAACGGGCATCTAGAGATCGAAAGttttcattatatgataaattgCTACAATCAAACTGATGCAAAacaatagaaattttttgcaaaccacaaATTATTACTTCTTTTACTTTAACAAATTCATAACGGTTTAAATTTGCATAGGTGTTGTGAAGTTGGATGGTCACGATATAAGAACCTTGCAAGTGAAATGGCTAAGAAGTCAGATGAGCATGGTGGGTCAAGAGCCTGTTCTATTCGCAAACACAATTCTTGAAAACATCATGATGGGAAAAGAAAATGCCACAAAGAAAGAAGCAATCACAGCTTGTATTGCATCAAACGCACACAAATTCATAACAAATTTACCCCAAGGTTACGACACACAGGTTGGGGATAGAGGAACACAGCTCTCAGGGGGTCAAAAACAACGTATTGCATTAGCTCGAGCCATGATCCAAGACCCAAAAATCCTTCTTTTAGATGAACCCACAAGTGCACTTGACCCTGAATCCGAAACTCTTGTCCAACAAGCCATTGATAAAATTTCAAAGAATAGAACAACAATGGTGATCGCTCATAGGCTAGCAACTGTAAGAAATGCTGATAGGATTGTTGTAATGGAACATGGATCGGTAATTGAAAGCGGGAATCATCAACAACTCATGGAGAGAAAAGGAGCTTATTTTGCTCTCATCAACCTCGCATCTGAAGGTGTATCATCAAACCCTAATAATGGGGGACAAAAAAGAACGACTAGTGCTCAAGATCTTTTGAAATCGAATCATGTACAGGAGATATCAAGATCAGAGTACATGCAATCGTTGAATGAAATAGACGAAGTGGAAACAGAAAAACCAAAAGGAAAAAAATCAGGATCGTATATGATTTCAGAAGTATGGAAATTACAGAAACCGGAAGGCGGAATGTTGTTTATCGGGATTATTTTGGGGATGGTGGCAGGGGCAATTTTGTCAATCTTTccattggttttaggtcaagcaCTAAATGTCTATTTTGATCCCGACACTGAGAAATTGAAAAGAGATGTTGGGTATCTTTGTTTGATTTTAGTGGGGCTTGGAATCGCGATTATTCTAGCTATGACAGGTCAGCAAGGGTTTTGTGGTTGGGCGGGAACGAATCTCACTAAACGGGTCCGGAATGTGCTATTCCATTCCATTCTGAAACAGGAACCAGGGTGGTTTGATTCCGACGATAATTCAACCGGAATTCTCGTTTCCAGGCTTTCGATTGATTGTATAAGTTTCAGGTCAGTTTTAGCTGATAGATATTCAGTTTTATTCATGGGTATGAGTTCGGCTGCTGTTGGACTTGGGGTTTCTTTCTATCTTCAATGGAGGTTAGCTCTTATGGCGACTCTTCTCACTCCTTTTACACTTGGAGCTAGCTATTTTACCTTATTGGTCAACATTGGACCAAAGTTGGATAATGGATCTTATGATACAGCCACTAGAATTGCTTCAGGGGCTGTATCAAACATTCGAACAGTTGCAACTTTTGCAActcaagaaaagattgtccaaTCGTTTGAACAATCTTTATCAAACCCTAAAAGAACGTCAGTAAGGAGATCACAGATAACTGGAATGGCGTTAGGGTTTTCACAGGGTGCAATGTATGCAGCTTATACTGTGATTTTATTGTTCGGGGCTTACCTTGTGAAACGAGGTGACACTTCGTTTGGTGATGTTTACAAGATTTTCTTGATTCTTGTTTTGAGCTCGTTTTCAGTTGGTCAACTTGCGGGTCTTGCTCCGGACACGTCAGCAGCTTCCACAGCGATTCCGGCTGTTTTTGGTGTTATTAGTCGTGTTCCATTGATTCGTGGGAAAGGGAGAAAGATTGAAAGCTCGAAGATGTTTGATGTTGAGTTCAAGACGATTACTTTTTCATATCCTTCTAGGCCGAATGTGATTGTGTTGAGGGATTTTAGTTTGAAGGTGAAAGGTGGAACCATGGTGGCGGTGGTCGGAAGTAGTGGCTCCGGGAAGTCTACTTTGATTTGGTTGACACAGAGATTTTATGATCCGATTAAAGGTAAGGTTTTAATGGCGGGAATTGATTTGAGGGAGCTCGATTTGAAATGGCTGCGATCTCAAACGGCTTTGGTGGGTCAAGAACCGGCATTGTTTGCGGGTACGATTCAAGAAAACATCGGATTTGGGAACCCTAATGCTTCATTTGCAGAAATTGAAGAAGCTGCGAAAGAAGCTTACATTCATAGTTTCATCTGTGGACTCCCTGAAGGCTACGATACTGAGGTATGTATTCGAGAAATCATCcgatttgggaaaccctaatttgtattTTGATTATCGAGATTTTGTTTTTGGTAAATCGTAATTAGGGTTCCTCATTGTAGGTGGGTCAAAGTGGGGCTCAATTATCCGGAGGTCAAAAGCAAAGATTAGCAATCGCAAGGGCGATATTAAAGAAATCAAGAATATTGTTACTAGATGAAGCAAGTAGTGCACTCGATTTGGAATCAGAGAAGAATGTTCAAGAAGCGTTTAGGAAGATTACCAAACGGACGACCACCATCGTGGTGGCGCACCGCCTCTCCACCATCAGAGACGCCAATGTGATAGCGGTGGTCCAGGAAGGGAGGCTGACGGAGTATGGAAGCCATGATAGGCTTATGACTTCACATCATGATGGTGTTTATGCTAGCCTTGTTCGTGCTGAAACAGAAGCAAATGCTTTTGCATAAGTCTATAGATTTTGAAACCCCATCCCCTTGATGATCACAAACTATAACATTTTTACTGTAATTTTTGGTGATCAATGCATTCTTCCATTTTTGAAATTCTGGTTACATGAATAATTAATAGACTAATAGTTAATGTGCACTTCTCTTTTCTCTTCTACCAAAAAATAACCATCATTCACCAACCTCCCAATTTCAAGCTCACAACCAGGGTTAGCATTCGGACCGACCGGATGGGTTCTTGGATCGAACTAGATTCGGAGAATCTTATAGACTGTGGATCCGACCGGATGAAGCTTACCTAGTCTAGTTTCGGGTTTTCCGGTTTTGGACTGGTTCAACTTTATATGCATACGGTATAACTTGTTAAAACGTATTTTAGGATTTTATACAATTCATTAAAATGAATATAACAcaaaaataatcaaattatagtctaaaattatgtacaaactttaaattatatgTCGGAAAGATTCGTATCTCAATCTGACTTAAAATAAATGAGATATGTTTGTTTAAAGATTTAATAGAATCAAATTTGGTTGAGAGAAGTCGGAACGATCGGTTATCTTTTGTTTCTTTTTATGCAATGTATGAGAATGAGAGATGGAGTATGAGAAAGTGTTACAATTGTTGTACAAATTATGGGAGAAAGATTGTAAGCAATGGTCAACATCAAATGAATAATTAGTAAAAAGATTTGTAAagaaatattttcttttaataatccGATCCAAAATCGGTTTTTACCCGAAACAAACCGTACCGGAccggtaaaaaaaatattttgattaatTCCTAGAACCAAGAACTAGCCCGGGGGTCCAAAAAAGGGTCAGGTCTGGTCTGGTTTACGGGTCCAAATGTTCATTCCTACCTACAAACACACATGAATAATTTCTAAAGAAAATACACTCGCTCATCATTCATGATATTTATTTAATACATAATTCACTTTATGTCTAATATGTAAAAGATTATGGTGAAATGTATTTGGAAATTCGTTGTCTACACTAGATTATTAGATTTTAGAATATTTATGTTAACCATGAAAGTAACATATAGTCTCCGACAAAAGAGAGTTAATCCACAAGTTGGTTTTTGATATTGAATCAGGTATTACACCCCACATGTTGCTACGAAAATTCTATTTATCTACAATAGGCAAGAGATGGATTATAGTAGTATTCGTTCAATTATACAAAATAATGCCTTCTAGTATTGATATAAATAGATGGACTTTTCAAAATACATTGTTGTTGAAGGAAGAAATGAAAATATGATGCTATAATCAACTAATGAATGTATGTATATTTGTATTTCTTTAATTTAAAGCTAAACAAAACATTATAGAATGTATTGAAAAGCCTTTAGAGAAATATAACATAACCTCATCCCTCATGGCCCGTTAGACACAATATTTCTACATTAGAAGTTCGAAAATGCCCTAAATAGACCCTCAGAATCTTTTGTTTCTTATAAGGtcatttttaaatgtattattattattattattt
The genomic region above belongs to Lactuca sativa cultivar Salinas chromosome 4, Lsat_Salinas_v11, whole genome shotgun sequence and contains:
- the LOC111883549 gene encoding ABC transporter B family member 19 translates to MAESSFEMDLSATDNRRRRPRHTTPAQPHQSPAFSFSSSHTSPHLPASRRTRGTRVPPTTPFASDTDKSWQAELSWQYEPTGFHDNRGSNLGAALTPWAEPTQYSVASTPGSRVFRRSANDYFLSRNAAAGGGAGGGGGGNFRSFTNPSYEHYSGHSRLPGRIELQSYVGKGNPNKNNPTLSKTATFADMVTTNTERTKGRLENGLSPKLSSPRKSYGYGEDSQKLSSPSKSYIDEFDEDDDDEDDDDEDEHVAPKPIGVFGLFKYSTKLDIFLVIIGSLGALVNGGSLPWYSFLFGKFVNKIALDDDNDQMMKDVKRICLFMVALSGLVVIGAYLQIACWRLVGERSAHRIRTAYLRSVLRQDVAFFDTEISTSEIMHGISSDVAQIQEVMGEKMAHFIHHICTFICGYTVGFIRSWKVSLAVLAVTPLTMFCGMAYKAVYVGLATKEVNSYKKAGGIAEQTISSIRTVFSFVAEQKLTDKYNMLLEESIPVGKKLGFAKGIGIGVIYLVTYSTWALAFWYGSILVSKHELSGGAAIACFFGVNVGGRGLALSLSYYAQFAQGTVAASRVFEVIDRIPAIDPYSSMGRRLSGGHGKIEFKNVSFAYPSRPTLPILNSLNLVIPSQRTLALVGASGAGKSTVFALLERFYDPNEGVVKLDGHDIRTLQVKWLRSQMSMVGQEPVLFANTILENIMMGKENATKKEAITACIASNAHKFITNLPQGYDTQVGDRGTQLSGGQKQRIALARAMIQDPKILLLDEPTSALDPESETLVQQAIDKISKNRTTMVIAHRLATVRNADRIVVMEHGSVIESGNHQQLMERKGAYFALINLASEGVSSNPNNGGQKRTTSAQDLLKSNHVQEISRSEYMQSLNEIDEVETEKPKGKKSGSYMISEVWKLQKPEGGMLFIGIILGMVAGAILSIFPLVLGQALNVYFDPDTEKLKRDVGYLCLILVGLGIAIILAMTGQQGFCGWAGTNLTKRVRNVLFHSILKQEPGWFDSDDNSTGILVSRLSIDCISFRSVLADRYSVLFMGMSSAAVGLGVSFYLQWRLALMATLLTPFTLGASYFTLLVNIGPKLDNGSYDTATRIASGAVSNIRTVATFATQEKIVQSFEQSLSNPKRTSVRRSQITGMALGFSQGAMYAAYTVILLFGAYLVKRGDTSFGDVYKIFLILVLSSFSVGQLAGLAPDTSAASTAIPAVFGVISRVPLIRGKGRKIESSKMFDVEFKTITFSYPSRPNVIVLRDFSLKVKGGTMVAVVGSSGSGKSTLIWLTQRFYDPIKGKVLMAGIDLRELDLKWLRSQTALVGQEPALFAGTIQENIGFGNPNASFAEIEEAAKEAYIHSFICGLPEGYDTEVGQSGAQLSGGQKQRLAIARAILKKSRILLLDEASSALDLESEKNVQEAFRKITKRTTTIVVAHRLSTIRDANVIAVVQEGRLTEYGSHDRLMTSHHDGVYASLVRAETEANAFA